A stretch of Castanea sativa cultivar Marrone di Chiusa Pesio chromosome 2, ASM4071231v1 DNA encodes these proteins:
- the LOC142624780 gene encoding G-type lectin S-receptor-like serine/threonine-protein kinase SD1-1: protein MDYQNNEGHNEDLELPFFDLSTIVCATENFAINKEIGEGGFKSVYMGILEDEREIAAKRLSRSFGQGLNEFKNEVRLISKIQHRNLVKLLGCCIQQEEKLLVYEYMPNKGLDSFIFHQTKGKLLDWSKRFHIICGIAWGLQYLHQNSRLRIIHRDLKASNVLLDSEMSPKISDFGMPRTFGGDQSDENTKRVIGTYDYMAPKYAFDGLFSTQSDVFSFGTLLLEIISGKKSKGFYHPNKKHNLIGHLINPKDCNLKLDLSNLVEVH from the exons ATGGATTATCAAAACAATGAAGGCCATAACGAAGACCTTGAGCTCCCTTTCTTCGACCTATCCACAATAGTTTGTGCCACTGAGAACTTTGCAATCAACAAGGAGATTGGTGAAGGTGGTTTTAAATCTGTTTACATG GGTATACTAGAAGATGAACGAGAAATTGCTGCCAAAAGGCTGTCAAGGAGTTTTGGACAAGGATTGAATGAATTCAAAAACGAAGTAAGACTAATTTCCAAAATTCAACACCGAAATCTTGTAAAACTTCTTGGTTGTTGCATTCAGCAAGAAGAGAAATTGCTTGTTTATGAATACATGCCCAACAAAGGCCTGGACTCCTTCATTTTTC ATCAAACGAAAGGCAAATTGTTAGATTGGTCCAAGCGCTTCCACATTATATGTGGGATTGCCTGGGGGCTTCAATATCTTCACCAAAATTCTAGATTAAGAATTATACATAGAGATCTCAAGGCAAGTAATGTTTTACTTGATAGTGAGATGAGTCCTAAAATTTCAGACTTTGGCATGCCTAGAACTTTTGGAGGAGACCAGTCAGACGAAAACACAAAGAGAGTGATTGGAACTTA TGATTACATGGCACCAAAATATGCTTTTGACGGACTCTTCTCAACACAATCTGATGTCTTTAGTTTTGGGACTTTATTGTTGGAGATCATAAGTGGGAAGAAAAGTAAAGGGTTTTATCATCCAAACAAAAAGCATAACCTTATTGGACAT ttgaTTAATCCTAAGGActgtaatttgaaattagatCTGTCAAATTTGGTTGAAGTTCATTAA
- the LOC142624336 gene encoding G-type lectin S-receptor-like serine/threonine-protein kinase At4g27290, with the protein MNIFPFVLLSSSLLPFFFVLSDAGDSITKSESLREGITLVSKHESYALGFFSPGNSSNHYLGIWYNNIPVKTVVWVANRLNPINDSSGMLVVNSSGSLVLLSQNRTVAWSANSTKQARNPIVQLLDSGNLVLREENEENYLWQSFDYPSDTWLPGMKLGWDLRTGLERRLTAWKSPDDPSPGELSWGIEIHNYPEIVMNKGTEKFYRTGTWNGLGFSGAPDLRKENPVYTYSFVINSDEVYFIFNLITNSVISRALLNETSSLYERYIWVSEDKKWSLYLSYPKDKCDGYNLCGPYGNCIIGESPVCQCVEGFKHKSPDTWNPNEWSKGCVRITQLSCKDIDKIGFAKIVGLKMPVTTYSWVNGSMNLNECRVKCLNDCSCTAYTNSNIKNGGSGCAMWFGDLIDIRQVAANGRDAYMQDLYIRMPASEQVNHKEEKDKQKMKVIVTVVVALAVVFGVLLILYYISKWTNFREKLENNVMIDQDIEGQSEDMEVPFFTLATIVIATNNFSSYNKLGEGGFGLVYKGTFIDGKEIAVKRLSQKSGQGLSEFKNEVILIAKLQHRNLVRLLGYCIEGDEKMLIYEYMPNGSLDSFIFDQTKAKVLGWSMRFNIICGIARGLLYLHEDSRLRIIHRDLKASNILLDSKMNPKISDFGMARIFGGDQIEGNTNRVVGTYGYMAPEYAIDGLFLVKSNVFSFGILLLEIISGKKN; encoded by the exons ATGAATATCTTTCCTTTTGTGTTGTTGAGTTCCAGTttgcttcctttcttctttgtaCTGTCGGATGCTGGTGACAGCATTACAAAATCCGAATCCCTCAGAGAGGGCATAACCTTGGTCTCTAAACATGAAAGCTACGCTCTGGGGTTCTTTAGTCCTGGTAATTCCAGTAACCATTACTTGGGAATATGGTATAACAATATCCCAGTTAAAACGGTTGTTTGGGTAGCAAACCGGCTCAATCCAATAAACGACTCGTCTGGCATGTTGGTGGTAAACAGTTCAGGTAGTCTTGTTCTTCTCAGCCAGAATAGAACAGTTGCTTGGTCGGCAAATTCAACAAAACAGGCCAGGAATCCAATAGTCCAGCTTTTAGATTCCGGAAATCTAGTATTAAGAGAAGAGAACGAAGAAAATTATTTGTGGCAAAGCTTTGACTATCCTTCTGATACTTGGCTACCGGGGATGAAGCTTGGATGGGACTTAAGGACTGGTCTGGAGCGGCGCCTAACTGCTTGGAAAAGTCCAGATGATCCATCTCCAGGAGAACTGAGTTGGGGGATTGAAATTCATAATTACCCTGAGATAGTCATGAACAAAGGCACCGAGAAGTTCTACCGGACCGGAACATGGAATGGCCTTGGTTTCAGTGGTGCACCAGACTTACGAAAGGAAAATCCAGTTTACACCTACAGTTTTGTCATCAACAGCGATGAGGTGTACTTCATATTCAATTTGATTACAAATTCTGTAATCTCAAGAGCACTTTTGAACGAAACCTCGTCCTTATATGAGCGCTACATATGGGTCTCAGAAGATAAAAAATGGAGCCTATACTTATCTTACCCGAAAGACAAATGTGATGGTTATAATTTATGTGGTCCTTATGGAAATTGTATCATTGGTGAGTCACCTGTCTGTCAATGTGTAGAAGGATTCAAGCATAAGTCACCAGATACATGGAACCCAAATGAGTGGTCTAAGGGATGCGTACGTATTACCCAATTGAGCTGCAAGGATATAGATAAAATTGGGTTTGCTAAAATTGTTGGGCTCAAAATGCCAGTAACCACATATTCCTGGGTGAACGGAAGTATGAATCTTAACGAATGCAGAGTCAAATGTTTGAACGACTGTTCGTGTACGGCTTATACAAactcaaatattaaaaatggagGAAGTGGCTGCGCCATGTGGTTTGGGGATCTAATTGATATTAGACAGGTTGCAGCTAATGGGCGGGATGCTTATATGCAGGATTTATATATTCGAATGCCTGCTTCAGAACAAG TCAATCATAAAGAGGAGAAAGACAAGCAAAAGATGAAGGTTATAGTGACAGTTGTGGTTGCACTTGCGGTCGTTTTTGGTGTGCTCTTGATTCTCTACTACATAAGCAAATGGACAAACTTCAGAG AGAAATTGGAGAATAATGTGATGATAGACCAAGACATTGAAGGGCAAAGTGAAGACATGGAGGTCCCATTCTTCACCCTAGCTACCATAGTCATTGCCACTAACAACTTTTCAAGCTATAACAAGCTTGGTGAAGGTGGCTTTGGACTTGTATATAAG gGTACATTCATAGATGGAAAAGAAATTGCTGTAAAAAGGCTTTCACAAAAATCTGGACAAGGATTAAGTGAGTTTAAAAATGAAGTTATACTAATTGCCAAATTGCAGCATCGAAATCTTGTTAGGCTTTTGGGATATTGCATTGAAGGGGACGAGAAAATGCTAATCTATGAATACATGCCCAATGGAAGCTTGGACTCCTTCATTTTTG ATCAAACGAAAGCTAAAGTTTTAGGTTGGTCTATGCGCTTCAACATTATCTGTGGGATTGCGCGAGGGCTTCTATATCTTCATGAAGATTCTAGATTGAGGATTATACATAGAGATCTCAAAGCAAGCAATATTTTACTTGATAGTAAGATGAATCCAAAAATTTCTGACTTCGGTATGGCTAGAATCTTTGGTGGAGATCAGATTGAAGGAAACACAAATAGAGTCGTTGGAACTTA TGGTTATATGGCACCCGAATATGCCATTGATGGCctatttttagtaaaatctAATGTCTTTAGCTTTGGAATATTGTTGTTGGAGATAATAAGTGGAAAGAAAAATTGA